The Diadema setosum chromosome 1, eeDiaSeto1, whole genome shotgun sequence genome has a window encoding:
- the LOC140226942 gene encoding uncharacterized protein has translation MFPFRVFVLLLVATLWAHLLSTSVGVRLGAISGQERKEPEFRTERDQSVPSAIPQGSRDFLSLSQGYDGKHSVSKRSYHSNAKFLIDRDADSCNYTRKESSGNFTYELFDGMTKCSQNRTIPAGFLIQIRSKDRLGFITQLRFGEFENAGNGSCLHDEVRLARPDFLDQPPTDKVLCNMTYTFPNDSNQALIEVVYKPNEDTNTSAWYSVEDEHNIMFYTEETPSGNTYGTYIEEDAHVFAELVTTDDDELSEESGDECIEVEGTMIRSRNIPDNEATCSWSYSPEDDLDVTLTFLVIDLMVPIGTECKDAHAFISIRTWDAAGYDAESVVCTDQSVGRQFVSSARIILTYHPSSLVRRGFIAELRTQTDTDNDLSTTDAYYPSTLARRGFIAELKAETTETNTDNDISTTGAYHSSSLVRRGYIAELKTETAETTARNDVPTTDAYFSDEDEDIEPWQQVNDSFPRQSTLVHHLKAQAGTFSSVGYPENYPRVRMKWSINVGIGKKIRLVFLDIDIGFTPPAACTPATPKIILIYSPPTADSQHYCGTFPPRNVTSTGHIFAVTFSPRAGPLIGRGISVEYTSFKDEITSFRSNVDNLDSLRISPTQLEPASPPTLTTRHIQVESKCRNLVANVTGTISSPGYPRGFASNQTSCWEIRSDASDVIRLRFMKSNLNSTQTNPCNLQLAYVSLTENNQSTQINCGSVNTTFISSTNHLRVDFKSVRSQGPGFLIEFDSMPREANQTRSPVCNASRDIESRIERGEAFAPALMSRCMWLDGSWPEWYTQSHKESEWFASPSFPDYYPPASHCVWIIRGVEGSSVAIRFKNFDLGEGDFEDCSLVKTFLRIRDCGTGIHQTLCSGRTVPEDQVIPFHVVYIEFIGEQAKGQGFQAYYEFKYIGSEEYTGRIPPKLMPRPEYRRHQLTPRPEPHSPSSTSIYRDYTVPSIGNVDITTDSMCKSAGSDVCGDHFQSEYGYFSSRNYPKEFPMENHCRWEISSNDTTKMIAVKFLDIDLGVPPSTGPCDTRYSFLEISISGDTRILCDTQGPNIFTAMSGVVSVEFSSLYSSGRGFCAAFTTVQSTFNGSLADLQFPCVCEDVYTNVTWGADNENPETATEPETCQFLLTDTSGTFPRDDFPSPYPPNYECIWTLLVESGMYIHLEFIRLDVDAPLGKEKQCLLSDTHVQVTLFDGDNVHQRRICSEDDASVPLPSATTAIIKFKSKDLSSHNHTGFQMSYSVDPTRRSFPGLRGNYSASNSSEDDFGFRVFDDYDFPLLSSVQSEDYESMYDTDRKENPNERPRLTLVIDDFTTIADYVTDIITDIVTDDDATTLEDKGPEWRKVPSDSARYFDGVVSTGSMSPPDPRPPSTTKKADLTTRSQNLQRASKTQPTMETPTTTTETMQTTTKYVSREDNEEIPGKGRRMTDKQIGLTIYISTGVAAVLILSLIFLILYCAKNRKRRGKADYDVDAADEANYWQTYKDWARDWATEPVGSALSTRDAVHGDDSFSAGKQPTGDMAEEDAGHLKTVSAVVNAPHVDKPPRSFDDPERLV, from the exons ATGTTCCCGTTTCGTGTCTTCGTACTGCTGCTAGTGGCGACCTTGTGGGCCCACCTACTCTCTACATCGGTTGGAGTTCGGCTTGGCGCCATTTCAGGGCAGGAG CGAAAAGAGCCCGAGTTTCGAACAGAGAGAGACCAAAGTGTTCCGAGCGCCATACCTCAGGGGTCGC GTGACTTTCTTAGCTTGTCACAAGGATATGATGGGAAGCACAGCGTCAGCAAGAGAAGTTACCATAGCAATGCCAAATTTCTGATCGACAGAGACGCCGACAGCTGCAATTACACCCGGAAAGAGTCATCTGGCAACTTCACATATGAACTGTTCGACGGAATGACGAAGTGTAGTCAAAATAGGACGATTCCCGCCGGATTTCTCATCCAGATACGCTCCAAGGATAGACTGGGTTTCATCACCCAGCTCCGTTTTGGCGAATTTGAAAACGCAGGCAATGGCTCCTGCCTCCACGATGAAGTGCGTCTTGCTCGTCCCGATTTTCTGGATCAGCCGCCAACTGATAAAGTGTTGTGCAATATGACGTACACATTTCCAAATGATTCCAACCAAGCTTTGATCGAAGTCGTATATAAACCAAATGAGGATACCAATACTTCAGCGTGGTACTCGGTAGAAGATGAACACAATATTATGTTCTACACGGAGGAGACACCATCTGGAAATACTTATGGTACATACATTGAGGAAGACGCTCATGTTTTCGCCGAGCTTGTAACGACAGACGATGATGAACTCTCGGAAGAGAGTGGTGACGAGTGCATTGAAGTTGAGGGGACAATGATACGTTCTCGTAACATCCCCGACAACGAAGCAACTTGTTCGTGGTCTTACTCTCCAGAAGATGACCTGGATGTTACTCTGACGTTTCTGGTAATTGACTTAATGGTTCCTATCGGAACTGAATGCAAGGACGCCCATGCCTTTATCAGTATTCGAACTTGGGACGCAGCAGGATATGACGCCGAATCTGTGGTGTGTACTGATCAGTCCGTAGGAAGACAATTTGTATCATCTGCCCGCATCATCCTCACCTATCATCCATCTTCTCTTGTGAGGCGGGGATTCATTGCTGAGTTGAGAACACAAACAGATACAGACAATGACCTTTCAACTACAGATGCATATTATCCATCTACACTTGCGAGGCGGGGATTCATCGCAGAGCTGAAGGCAGAAACGACAGAAACCAATACAGACAACGACATTTCAACAACAGGTGCATACCATTCCTCTTCGCTTGTGAGGCGGGGATACATCGCTGAGTTGAAGACAGAAACGGCAGAAACCACTGCAAGAAATGATGTTCCAACAACAGATGCATATTTCAGTGACGAGGACGAGGACATTGAACCGTGGCAACAGGTTAATGACAGTTTTCCCCGGCAGTCAACATTGGTACACCATTTGAAGGCCCAGGCAGGTACATTCTCATCGGTTGGATACCCAGAAAACTATCCGAGGGTTCGCATGAAATGGAGCATCAATGTTGGGATAGGAAAGAAAATCAGACTCGTGTTTTTGGATATAGATATTGGCTTTACTCCGCCAGCCGCATGTACTCCCGCGACGCCGAAAATAATTCTCATTTATTCACCACCCACCGCAGATAGCCAGCATTACTGTGGAACGTTCCCGCCACGCAATGTCACATCAACTGGTCACATTTTTGCTGTCACGTTTTCTCCAAGAGCAGGGCCTTTAATTGGTCGTGGGATTTCCGTAGAATATACCTCCTTTAAAGACGAAATAACGTCTTTTCGGAGCAATGTCGATAATCTTGATTCACTCCGCATTTCACCGACTCAACTTGAACCAGCTTCACCGCCAACGTTAACCACACGACACATTCAAGTCGAATCCAAATGTCGAAATCTTGTGGCCAACGTAACTGGCACAATTTCCTCACCTGGCTATCCCAGGGGCTTCGCTTCGAATCAAACCAGTTGTTGGGAGATTCGCTCCGATGCCTCTGACGTTATTAGACTCCGATTCATGAAGTCCAATCTTAACTCCACGCAGACAAATCCATGTAATCTACAACTTGCCTACGTGAGCCTGACCGAAAACAATCAAAGTACGCAGATCAACTGTGGATCCGTTAATACTACTTTCATATCCTCTACGAACCATTTGAGAGTTGATTTCAAGAGCGTACGTAGTCAGGGACCTGGATTCCTGATAGAGTTTGATTCCATGCCAAGAGAAGCTAATCAAACTCGGAGCCCAGTCTGCAATGCGAGTAGAGACATTGAGTCTCGCATTGAGCGAGGAGAAGCATTTGCCCCTGCTCTGATGAGCAGATGCATGTGGTTGGACGGTTCTTGGCCAGAATGGTACACTCAATCTCACAAGGAAAGCGAATGGTTTGCGTCCCCATCATTTCCGGATTATTATCCGCCGGCTTCTCACTGTGTCTGGATAATCAGGGGAGTGGAAGGGAGCAGTGTCGCCATTCGGTTCAAGAACTTTGATCTTGGGGAAGGTGATTTTGAGGACTGCAGCCTGGTCAAAACTTTCTTGCGCATTAGGGATTGTGGCACTGGCATACATCAGACCCTTTGTAGTGGCAGAACTGTGCCTGAAGATCAGGTAATACCATTCCATGTAGTTTACATCGAATTCATCGGTGAACAGGCGAAAGGACAAGGATTTCAGGCATATTACGAATTTAAATACATCGGTAGTGAAGAATATACCGGTCGTATTCCACCCAAATTAATGCCTCGACCTGAGTATCGTCGTCATCAACTGACGCCACGGCCAGAACCTCATTCACCGAGTTCGACATCAATATACCGCGATTACACCGTACCCTCAATTGGAAACGTTGATATTACCACGGATTCAATGTGTAAGTCTGCTGGAAGCGATGTATGTGGGGACCATTTTCAGTCAGAGTATGGTTATTTTTCCTCTAGAAACTATCCAAAAGAATTTCCTATGGAGAATCACTGCCGATGGGAAATAAGTTCAAATGATACTACGAAGATGATTGCTGTTAAATTTTTGGACATTGATCTCGGAGTACCACCCAGTACAGGGCCATGTGATACCCGCTACAGCTTTCTTGAAATTAGCATTTCCGGGGACACCAGAATACTCTGTGACACGCAAGGGCCGAATATATTCACCGCCATGTCAGGTGTAGTAAGTGTCGAATTCTCCTCACTGTACAGTAGCGGTCGTGGATTTTGTGCAGCATTTACAACTGTTCAGTCTACGTTTAATGGCAGCCTTGCAGACTTGCAATTTCCTTGCGTCTGCGAAGACGTATATACGAATGTGACATGGGGCGCAGACAACGAGAATCCTGAAACAGCCACAGAGCCAGAGACTTGCCAGTTCTTGCTCACGGATACGTCAGGAACCTTCCCTCGAGATGATTTTCCATCGCCGTACCCACCCAATTATGAATGTATTTGGACGTTATTGGTTGAAAGCGGCATGTATATCCATCTTGAATTTATTAGACTCGATGTAGACGCACCTCTGGGCAAAGAAAAGCAATGTCTCCTCTCCGATACTCATGTCCAAGTAACCCTGTTTGATGGAGACAACGTCCATCAAAGGCGTATCTGTTCAGAGGATGACGCGTCGGTGCCACTACCATCAGCTACAACCGCCATTATCAAATTTAAGTCGAAGGACTTATCCAGTCATAATCACACCGGATTTCAAATGTCTTATTCAGTCGACCCCACGCGGCGAAGCTTTCCTGGTTTGAGAGGGAATTATTCTGCCAGCAATTCCTCGGAAGATGATTTTGGTTTCAGGGTGTTCGACGACTATGACTTCCCGCTGCTGTCTTCCGTTCAGTCTGAAGACTACGAATCAATGTACGACACTGACAGAAAGGAAAACCCTAATGAGAGACCGCGATTAACGCTGGTTATAGACGACTTCACAACTATTGCAGATTATGTCACAGATATCATTACGGATATTGTAACCGATGATGACGCAACGACACTAGAAGACAAGGGACCCGAGTGGCGTAAAGTTCCGAGCGACTCCGCGAGGTACTTCGATGGGGTGGTGAGCACTGGTTCGATGTCACCGCCTGACCCAAGGCCTCCATCAACAACTAAGAAGGCAGATCTGACAACGAGATCCCAAAACTTGCAACGAGCATCGAAAACTCAACCAACAATGGAAACGCCGACCACAACAACGGAGACAATGCAAACCACCACAAAATATGTGTCTCGAGAAGACAACGAGGAAATCCCTGGTAAAG GACGACGAATGACTGATAAGCAGATTGGGCTCACCATCTACATCTCCACAGGAGTGGCGGCAGTTCTCATCCTCTCCCTTATATTTCTCATTCTCTACTGCGCAAAGAACAG GAAACGAAGGGGCAAGGCTGATTATGACGTAGATGCTGCTGACGAAGCCAACTACTGGCAGACTTATAAAGACTGGGCCAGAGATTGGGCCACTGAGCCCGTGGGCTCGGCACTGAGCACCAGGGATGCAGTTCATGGAGATGACAGCTTCTCGGCGGGAAAGCAACCAACCGGCGACATGGCAGAAGAAGATGCGGGTCATTTGAAGACAGTGAGTGCTGTGGTGAACGCCCCGCACGTGGATAAACCGCCGAGGAGTTTCGACGACCCGGAGAGACTGGTTTAG